Part of the Drosophila kikkawai strain 14028-0561.14 chromosome 3L, DkikHiC1v2, whole genome shotgun sequence genome is shown below.
GGCACATTCCGCCTATTGGAGCCACCGTGCAGATAGATCAGCACATAGTCATCCGTAACCAGCTGCTCTAGGGTCTTGACCACGTACAGAAACAGGTTGTCCATCACATAGCTGTAGTCGGCCCTTGATCTATGCGGCAGATGGCAAGCGCAGAAGATGACTATGGCATTCTGGCCGCCAGATTTGAGATATCCGCCATGGGACAGCACCCGCTTGTAGGGCTCTATGACCCGCATATCAATCTCGCGGGTTCGCCCGTCCGGCAGAGTGATTTTCTGCCAATTCCGTGAGTCGCGTCGCTCCTCGGCAGCCGTATATTGTGGCAGAGTGGAGGCGCCTGGAGCAGCAGCCGTAGCCGCAGCATGTGGCGTTGGTGTGGTTGCCAGACCGAACTCCAGGTCCAATTCCAGGTCATCGTCATGGTCGGGCAATAGCTCAGGGCCCTcgcagtcgtcgtcgtcatcctcGCCATCCAGACCATCGATGAGCGAGCTTGAGGGGCTCAGGGAGGCCAGATTATGTTCAATGTCCTCGTCGTCATCGAAGCTGTGATTAGAAATGGAGTCCAAGCTGGAGATGTCCTCGCCGCCAGGGAGAGTGGTTGTCCGCTTGGACTTCTTGCCATTGCCGTTGGGCATCAGGGAGACCGACTGGAAATTGGACTCCACGGCAGCCAAGTACTGGGACACATCCGCATCCGACTCGCTGCTCAGAATGTCCGGACTGTTGGCCCTCAACAGACTGACCTTGGCATCCTGCGGCTTGTTCCGCGACTGGTTTAGCGCGTTCTTCGCCTGCACCGTCTCCGTGGTGGGCACCACGTCCGGAAAGTTGCTCCGCGGCTGCGGCTTCTCCTGCTTCTTCAGCTGGAAGGGCTCGGAGTCGCTGTCCGTGTTTGTGGGCGACATCAAAGGATGGCTGTTCGCCAGCGTGCGCTCGATGGTGTGTCGTTGTGGCGGCATCGTCTCAATGGGCAGCATTTCCGTCCGAAGAATACGGTTGTCCAAGCTAGAAGTCGTGGTCGTGTTCTCTAGATCCTTCGCAGTCTCACTTTCCTTCTCCAGCGCCAGGATGTTCTTGGGCGGAGGAGCGGTCAAAGCATCATCGGCCAGCGGCGAGATTCCCGTGGAGTCCGTGGGCGTCGAGATGTCCATTTTGCTCTCTGACTGCGAAGACTCCGATTCCGCGTAGAGACTGCAAATCGATTAGTCataatgttttgtttttgtgctcGCTCTGGCGAGGGTTTACCTCATATTTCCGGGTGATACTTATGTGGCTGTCGCGAAAACTCGGTTTCCCGCTCATCCAACTCATCTAGATGCGGGCATCGCGCTGATTACTTTTAAACAAatgattaatttaaacaaaagtcCGAGTAAACAAATTTCAGATAGAGATGGTAAAGCTTCGATGATACTATCGATGTTTTAAAAGTGGGACTAAATCGGTATCGATATCGGTACGTAAGCAAAAGTAAGGTAATCGAAAATAACGTAAGAGAAAACACATTAACGTAACCTGTTGTTATCGATATTAGGCAACGGTCACACTGTGTGTAGTGCGTCGCGAAAAAAgtgaatttataataataaatcccCGCCAGAGCCATGGAAATTACACGAATCTCGGTTACTGCTGGAAGTGCAGTTCCTGTGACCGCCCCCAGCCCGACCACAGCCCCTTTGGCGCACCAGCCCACCTTACCTACGAGCACACTAATCACAGTAGGCGTGCCGTCGCCAGCAgtaccaacaacaacaacgacaggCACGGGCACAAGTACAGTGGTGtccgcaacaacaacagtagcgAGT
Proteins encoded:
- the LOC108073567 gene encoding protein prune homolog 2, with protein sequence MSLYAESESSQSESKMDISTPTDSTGISPLADDALTAPPPKNILALEKESETAKDLENTTTTSSLDNRILRTEMLPIETMPPQRHTIERTLANSHPLMSPTNTDSDSEPFQLKKQEKPQPRSNFPDVVPTTETVQAKNALNQSRNKPQDAKVSLLRANSPDILSSESDADVSQYLAAVESNFQSVSLMPNGNGKKSKRTTTLPGGEDISSLDSISNHSFDDDEDIEHNLASLSPSSSLIDGLDGEDDDDDCEGPELLPDHDDDLELDLEFGLATTPTPHAAATAAAPGASTLPQYTAAEERRDSRNWQKITLPDGRTREIDMRVIEPYKRVLSHGGYLKSGGQNAIVIFCACHLPHRSRADYSYVMDNLFLYVVKTLEQLVTDDYVLIYLHGGSNRRNVPPFPWLKRCYQLLDRRLRKSLKHMYLVHPTFWIKSLVWMARPFVSTKFWRKLVYVKSLEELGLHVAVEKAAIPEKVKQYDAKRH